The Cervus canadensis isolate Bull #8, Minnesota chromosome X, ASM1932006v1, whole genome shotgun sequence genome contains the following window.
GATCGTTAGACCATGTAtccaagagtttatttctggatgtctgttttgttccattgattggTATGGCTGTCTTAATGCCAGTGGGCTTCCtccatggctcagcaggtgaagactctgccttcagtgcaggagacacagtagatgCGGCTTCAATCCATGAGttaagaaggtcccctggagaaggaaatggcaaccccctccagtattcttgcctgagaattgtcctcccctggacagaggagcctggtgggctacagtccaaaaggtagcaaagagtcaacacgactgagcaactaagcacacacttTATGCCAAAACTACACTTTTTAGTTACTGTACCTTTGTAATATATTCTGAAATCAAAGGCCTCCAgctttgctgttctttctaaGATTGTTTTGCCTATTTGGGGGCCTCTGAGATTCTGTATTAACTGTAGGATGGATTTTCTATATCTGAGAAAAATTCCATTgggattttaataggaattgcattgaatctttaaattgctttgggtagtatgaacagCTTAATAACATTAAGCCTCCAAATCCATAAACGTGAGGCACCTTTGTATTTACTTGTGTCAGACTCCTTTCAGCAATACTTGGTAGTTTTCAATGTataagtctttcatctccttaagtTTACTcccaattatttcattctttttgatactaTTATAAACAAGAttattgggacttctctggtggtccagtgactaagactccactctcccagTGCGGagaacttgggttcaatccctggtcagggaacaagatcccacatgctgcaagaaAGACCTGGTaccaatcaataaataaacagctttttttttttttttaacttaaacttAGCACTTgactataacttaaaaaaataaataatataattttcttattttccttttggaataGTCATTGTTCATGCATGGAAAActatttgaatgttgattttgtacCATGCAACTTTCTGTGTAGGTTTTTTGTGTGTCtggaattttaaagattttctgcACATAAAATCATATCCTCTTTGAACAGAtataattttgcttctttatttctaaATGGAAGGCTTTAGTTTGCTTTTCTAATCTAATGtcctggctaggacttctaatactatgttgaatagaagtgttgAGAAAGGGCATTCTTGTCTTTTTTCTCAATCTTAGAAGTTTTCACCTTTTCAATGATGACTATGATGGTAGAGATAGACTTTTCATATAGGACCTTTATTATATTGCAGTCACTtccttctatttctactttgttgagtatttttgtaATGAAAGGCTAGTAAATTTATTACATACTTTATGGACATCAGATGAAGCACAGATgaagtttcatctttttttttttttaattttaagaaaattatgtaatGCTTCCGGTGGAAGCATAGGTGTTGATGATACAGAAATCACTTTCCATTCCTCCTTTGGTAATCCTTGTCCTTGTCACTCTCTGGCTCAGAATTCTGTGTCCTTAATTAGAATGCCCAGAGTTTGGAAACATTTACCAACCAAAACACTGATTCTCATCATTTTTTTAGGTAAACCTTCTAGGATGGCCCTCAGAGAGGAGCACATTAAACACCAGAAGGTGAGTATTTCCCAAATCCTGTTGACAAAAACATCCTCCTCGTGGATCCAGTCACAGGTGAGAATAGGTGAGAATAGTTTTCACACAGAGATCCTGGAGACTGCTGCCTTCCTGTCCCGAATCTTTAGCACAATGTCTgatatcatcaccatctttataGTTAGTAAGAACAGCAACAATAGTAGCTCTTCTATTGTTacattattttcacaatatttcagactttaagcATTTTATGTGAATAAACTTATGTAAACCTTAAAACAATCCTACAGTACCTATAAGTAGGGATATAGTGATCACCAGTATAGATCAAGAAACTGAggttacctggagaaggaaatggcaacccactccagtaatcttgcctggagaattccatgaacagaggagccttgcaggcaggctacagtccatggggttgcaaagagtcaggcatgactgagcaactatcactcacacTCATTCTTAATAGCGCCCTTCCTAAATACCATGGGGAATACAGTAGTTTCTAGAGAAGCACTTTGAGCACTCAAAGCTTTGTTTTCTAACTATTCCTCAGCCACTTGCCTTCCAGTTACTCCTGTGGTTCTAGTGTATATCTTCTGAGAATTAATAGCAATGTTTCGAAGCAAGGTTTCACACTTAACCGTGATTAATACAGTTTATGCCTGCATATGCTCTAGATTTGGAGGATGGTGATACATTTGATAGGAGATAGTATTTAGATTAGCTATTGTTATATgcattttgatacatttttagCTTCTCAGTAAAAGGTGATTTCATGCTTCAGTGAATTcttcacagattttaaaaataatgtatatgtgtAAATGGAAGTATTTTACTAGAAAGTAAGTATCTTTAAGgaatttcaggtgtataacatggCCCCATAACTTTCTTCATGCATAAGGAGGCTAGATAAATGGTGCTTGATGACAATGTACTCCACCTCCTATTGGAAAATTAACATTATTTACCAAGAAGGAACTAGGGGAATAGGGGGCAGAGATTTGCATTGCTGAAGAGTCAAAaaccactgaaaatattttctacatgcAAGAAGGAAACATATTGAGAGCAAAGAGAAGAATGAGTGAAGGTGCAtgataaagcttttttttaaatggtgaaaatTTAATGGTTCATTACTCTTTCTAGAGTTTAACTTCTAATGGGCAAGCTGGGGATTTTAGGTACAACGATCCAGTTTAGTTTCTCAAAGCCTAGCTGCTATAGCCACAGTATAGAATCTCTTCCTATTAGACTGCTACTCCATTGAAAGGTTGCAGATACCTAGAATTCTTTTTAAGAGCAAGCTATGGTTATTTTTAAGTTGTTGCTTTGAGGGAACTGAAAAACCTAATATAGCCCCTGGCCAGTATTGCTCCGAGGTCTCAAGTGTTATTTCTCTGGGAAACTTCGCACAAGGTAGAGAAGCTTAAAAGTAGCTTTGTCTTCTTGCCTTGATTCCTAGAAATTACGTACTGGGAATTTCAGGACATAAACTGTGATTTGAGGAATTCAAACACATGGCCTATCTtactttcatttaattattttgaacACCTGAAATCTTGCTAGACACTGGTTTCTCTGACTGGGTCTTTGTAGCCAACTGCTTCTTATTCAGTCACCTTTTCAGTAAGGGGCTCTCAGATAACCAACTCCTTGGTTCTTGAGACAGCATTCTTTTTCTATTAAGATGTCAGTTTTGTCTTTGAATCCTGACTGGATGTCTCTGTTCTTAAATTCTCTTGgcttttcttctttgatccacTTGTCAGTTTCATCGCTTGACCTCCTCATGGTTTCCCATTCAAACCAGAGGGAGTTAGGTAGTTGATGACCAACAACTCCTGCCTGGATCACGTTTTATTAAATTCTGCTTTTGCTGAGATACTGAGCATACTTAAATAACAACCCAAACATTTAAGTTTGGATAGGAATGGGTTGGTTTATCAAGTAGGACAGTGTACTTGTCCTTTAGGAGGAAATACTCAAGAGAGTAAGGGAGAAGATGAATGGGAATTTAACTTTACACAGCTTAGGACAACATgactgactgaataaatgaagctAAAGTTTCTCCTGGGTCCGAGAATTCAAACcacatttataaatgtataattcaaCTACTGTACGGTTTAAATGGGCTTATTGGGCTAGCCtgggaaataataccatttttaccattttctacAGAGAAAGTATTTTCCAATTTATGTATCAGACAACTCAATGAACTTGTAAAAAACAACCAGTTTTTATGTTGGAACTATCTGTGCAGCAGTTTCTTTACAGTTGTACATAAAGTGTTTTTACTGTAAAATTGAGTTAATGTATACAAATAGACCTTTATGCCATAATAAAGTTACTAgtacttaccaaaaaaaaaaaaacaaaaaaaactgaggTTAAAAAATGCTTGATTATGTATCACTGGTAGTGCAATCTAATCCAAAGCACCTTCTCTAAACCCCTTACAAACTCGTTAAAACTTCCATAGTTCTATAAAGTTTCTTCATACATCTTATTTATACATCTTTATAGCATTCATCTGAGAGATGTTTTCAACCTCGGTTCTTTTGTGCTGTGATACTGAGGTATCTACTGACATCTGACTAAGGGAAGTAAGGACATGCTGGGCAGTTTTTAGAGTGGATGGTCCAAGATGAAGAAGGCGACATGATCCCTACTTCAGAGTTTCTTACTCCAATAAGAGGAAACAACTTGCAGCCCTGACAAGCCTCAGGTTCATgactcaaaaacaacaaataaggaAATAACTGAAGGACTTCACATAGGTTACCTGCTTTTGAGTAGAAACTTATCATCTGGACATGATTTCATATGCTCATTCTTGTAGGAGGAAGTAACAACTCCTTCCTCTGAACTCTGATTAGGCAAGTCTCCTATTTGGAATCATTTGTTTAGCCTGCCCCTGTGTTGTGAGCTTTGAGAGCCTAGCCCATACTCATTAATTCTCAGAAGTCCAGGCCCAGCCCAAAGCCCCTCAAGGCCCCCTGAGGGGTTTTGTGAATGAGTGACTCCACATTTGAACATTCATCTATTAATAAGAAGGTCAAGGAATGCTGAAGATAGTATTTGTGAGCTAGACTTGAAATAGAGAGGCAGTTGAAGAGATATATTAATGGCAGGGATGTGCACTCACATTCATACTGTATTATATAGCTCACCCAATGATCTGttgaaatttaatatttcatgTCTACTATAACATTAAGAATTAACATGTATACTAACTTATGGATCAGGAAACTGAAGAGAACCAACTCATCGTACAGCCTTCTTTAAGCAGAATTGAAGAGGCCAGCTACTTTAATTCCAAACATTGTCTGTAGGACAGGCAACTTACAACTTTCAGctcattttcttcattgtctAAAAGTGTTTCTGCTGATcatcttttctcttctcaatCTCACTGTTTTGTCAGCTTATTTTCCAGATGTGTTTTGTCCCCTCTGTAATTTTCCATACTTCCTCGCCCATCAAAGGTCTACTAATTAATAGAAACACCCCCCCCCCTGCTGGATTTCTCTATGAGCCCTtaccctcttctttccctgaccTCCAGCTATTCTCCCTGCCTTGATCTCACTTTTATGCAGAAGGTTGAAGGGAAAGAACCTTAAGATATGCACTCTGTTTTATCATTAGCCACTTAGGTCCTTGCTTTACACTCCAGTGTTCAGATCCTCTCTCCACCAGGTATTTCCAAGAATTGTCCAAGTATTAATTGAAGTCATGCATGTGAAAACACTCCATAAAAtcctaaagaactaaagaaatgcaTGTTGTCTTTTACTCACATGGAAGGGAATGTCCAGGGGACCATTAAGTAAGGTATGTAGTTTGAAGATCTTGCTGGGAGCAGCAAAATTGCTGAAGACAAGTGGTTCCAAGCAGGTTCAGAAACCAGTGCCCCATCCCAGAGAAGCAAGGACCCCTGGACAGCACCCCAGACAAAAGTCAGTAAGAGAAAATTTGGGGAGTTCCTCTAATTAGTTCCTCTAATCCTTGTAGAAAAGCTAGTAAGTATGGCCTAGGTGTGGGGCATGGACTTTGGGTAGGTGTGGGTTTAAGCTGGACTGATCTGAGACATGAAGTTAGCAGTGGGGAAAATCTTATACATTTTCTGAGGTCCTGAttgttcatctgtaaagtgaagataGGATACATAACTCATATAGTGTTTGGAAGCTttacattaaatgcaaaagtGCTGACACCTACAAGTAGTTCAATAAATCCAGCTGTGATGATAGGGACCATGCTTTATTAGTGTTTATGCCCAGACCTCTGCTCAATGCCTTACATGTCATGTgcccttaaaatatattttctgagtagATGTGTCAGTGAACTATTTCCTAAGTAAGAAGGTTCAGAAGTTAAACCTACTAACGGGAAGTGCCAGACACTATCACTGAACTGGGCATCTGTGGTCAGTgtggagcctcagtctcctgaacCAGTAGttaaagggagaagaaacaaagtatagagaagggacttcctggtggttaagtggttaagaatccatgcttccactgcaggaggtgtgggttctattcctggccagggaactaagatcccacaagccatgcaacATGGCCAATAAATCACTATTGTtacatcaaaacataaaaatacaaaagtaaaagattgaaaaataaatgtgaaaaagttTTAACAAAGTGTATAGATGGACACTTTCCGATAAAACAGGAACTAACTCCCGAGACCCCACCAGCCTTGCTTAGCTTCTGTTCTCCATCTTagaactcagaagaaaggagactGGAGTGAAGTGGTGCAGTCTACTAGAAAGAAAGGGCCATGTGTACCAAGAGGTCAGCGAGCCCCAGGATGACAACTACCTGTGTGAGTGACCCCGCTGGCCCACTCACGGAGAAGGGGCTATGAGGCCTTGCTCCACTAACCTCACCTCACCATTTGGTCCCCCAGTCATCCCCTTCCTCTATGACTTGGGGTACAGGATCGAGGCCAAATGCCATGAGTGCCCCAGTTCTTTCTGAAGGTCTTTACGACCAACAATGTCACTATACCTCCCCTCTTCCCTGTTCTCACCTCCAGATTGTGAGGAGTGTCAAAACTTCTTCATCAACAGCTGTGCTGCCCACGGGCCCCCAACCTTTGTAAAGGACTGTGCAGTGGAAAAGGGGCATGCCAACCTCTCAGCCCTCACTCTGCCCCCTGGGTTAAGTATCAGACTGTCGGGCATCCCTGAGGCTGGGCTTGGAGTGTGGAACAAGGCGTCCAATCTGCCCCTGGGTCTGCACTTTAGCCCCTACGAGGGCCAGATCACAGAGGATGAAGAGGCTGCCAACAGTGGGTACTCCTGGCTGGTGAGAAGCACCACTGTTTTCCTGTCCTCTGGCCTCTAATCActtgtgtgtggtggtggggggggtacTTCATGTCTACATGCGAGGATGATAACACATGGTGATAACACGGTCAGCAATGACACAGTCAGCCCTGTGTACTGTGTGTACTGGGCGTGAACACAGGACTtccatctaaaggtcagaggagaggtgggagacAGTGGTACAGGCATACAGAAGTGACTCCTCGCTTGTGGAGCCCTTCCTTCAATGTGCCAATAGATTGAGGCTTGGAATGATGGTTAAGGTGCTTACCGTGTGGTCCAACTGGCAGCTGAATCCATGCAGGCTGAAGAGCACCAACGACAGCAGAGAGAAATAGTTCTTCTATTACTTCCtaccaaaaataacaataataataataaaggagagaagaaagcttGTATCTTTTTTCTGACACTCAGATCACCAAAGGGAGAAACAGCTACAAGTATGTGGATGGAAAGGACACGTCTTTGGCCAACTGGATGAGGTGAGTGCAGTGAGTCTGCAGTTTGTAGATGTCGATCCTCTCTCAAGCCCACACCCCTTTCCTTCTCAACCCATCTCCCTCAATAACTTTcacatcttctttcctcttttccctccatacgatgctctttcatttcaaaagacattagaaagaaagaaagaaaaatacagcatGTGTCCACAAAATATTAGTCTATATGCTTGACAAAACTGAGGCACTTGAAAACAACTTGAGGAGTCTAGATTCACCAGGACACTTTAACTCACGTAATTGACACTTACTGAGCACTCTATGCCCGAGTGTATACAGTGAACTCCATTACTGAAGCAGATCATACAACACATGTTCTTTCGGAGAACATACAGAAGACAGACATTAAGCAATTAATTTTAGGAATAGCAaccttaattttttcttaataatggCACAGTGCCAGGATAACCTAACAAGGGAGACCTTGCGTCCATGTGGGCAACATCCTCCCCAGACTCAGTTGCACTGAAAAGTGGGCCCTGAGGTCTGGGAGGAATGTAGGGCAGGATGGCTGTGAGCATGGCCATTCTCTGAGGGCCTCTCCTTTCATCAGGgcaggcagaaagtgaataaacTATTACTGTTGTGTGCCTCAAGCTATGACAAAGCACTCACCAAGGGGTGGTCAAGTGAATAGCACCCTGGATACACGTGGGGAGATTGGAGAAAAGCCTCgggagagaaggcaggctggGGTGACTGCTGAGGCATGCATGTTAGCCTAAGAGCACCAAGTCCAGTGGACTTAAAGAGAACTTAATTCAGACTTTAGAGGGGCTGGAGGTCACCAGTCTTAAGGACAGTCCAGGCAGAGACAAGTATGGAACTGGGCTCTATAAACTGGCTAATTAGGTAAGGAGAGAAAAGCATTCCATCCAGGAAGAGGACCAGAAACAGGATCTGGACATAGGAATTCACACGGCCTTGTCAAAGATGTGAATAAAAGGTCCCCATGAGGTGTGGTGGGAGCCATGGCGGCCTCAGAGCCTGAAGGCAAGGAGCCGGGCATGGTCCGACAGTGGAGGGGGTCTTGTCACCTgtggtttctttccctttcccggCCTTGATCCCAGGTATGTGTACTGTGCCTGGGATGATGAGGAACAGAACCTGGTGGCCTTGCAGTATCACGGGCAGATCTTCTACAGAACCTTCCAGGTGGTCAGGCCAGGCTGTGAGCAGCTGGTCTGGTATGGGGACAAGTATGGCAAGGAACTTGGCATCAAGCAGGACAGCAGGGGGAAGAGCAAGCTCGCAGCTGGGAGAGGTGAGCACCACCCATCTTCCAGCAACCCACCCCATCCTGGGGAGCCTCCCTGGTCTGATTCTGAAGTAGAGTCCAATGCAGTCTAAAGTCAGTCAAGTCGCAATTAAAATGCCTCAGAATTTGATTCATTTCATGTGATTGTTAGGGAACATTATTATATTAAAAGTGTTAGTTTTGGTACCAGTTTACCAgataacaaacaagcaaaaaattgTTTATGGGTAAGCTTAGAAAGGTCTTTTCCATATATCTTGAAGTAGCAGTATTTTTGCAAAGGCATCAGTGTGAAACCatagaaggcatgtttaaaatctgattaaatTGAAATTGACAAAGTAATCTGGTCATTGCTGCGATttgaaacactttaatatgataacttgaattataactgacagcattttaccagaacatatcagattttcatgaatgtCACATAATTtataggatatctatattagtatcATCAACCATACACTGTAACTAGAGAAGATTCAATCACTCCTTCTGACAACACTTGCCATGTAGTTTAACATGCCAAATGAACTCAGGttgtttaatatctctctttgggaggtctcaggggccctctgaagcatcccaaagttagctagaagtcaattatttaggaaggtttgttcataaatatcaaaagggtttataacaGTCAGGTAGGCTGTGAAACAATACTTATCCACTTAGCCAAaattaacaaaagatttcaaaggtaaacctAGGACAGATAatttaagaggtaaagaaacttaaaatccattagcaaaggcagttcaacatctcaagaaagCTTGTACTAGGCACAAAACTCTTTTCTGGGGGTCCACTTTCCATAAAACCTCTTTATCCCATTCTGTACCCATTCCTTTGCTTCTCTCATCCTGAAActgccacctgtaagtcagaactacttctttttccttcataaaatatgatttctttccttgtacCTTCTTTTATAACAAGTCATACattttccttaagcaaccaagaactgacttttatattgGCAATTTACAGATTGGTGAACATATgtatcagtgatactatctaaaaaaaaaaattgctttcttacactgaacatctcaggatggcacCAGACACTATTCATGGATAgtcaaaatctctttagtttctgtgtAAGAGGAAGGTCCTGTCAAGTAGTGAATGTTTCAGAACCTTAATTTatgaaatgacctagctattcaatacactgtcatcacttagtttagcacaacaaTAGAAATTCAGGTAACCAAAATCTGGAGAAACTATTGtaagttcagatcagttcagctgtgtctgactctttgcaaccccatggactgcagactgccagacttccctgtccattaccaactcccagggtttgctcaacctcatgtccattgagtcagtgatgccatccaaccatcttatcctctgttgtccccttctcctctaccTTCAGTTGAGACTATtatagacagatattttaaagtataattatttttaatagtttatctaaaagctcatatcagatttacattttttaggagtttgtttgtttttagaggtACTTTCTTTGTTGACAAATTTGTGACAGATATAACAATATAGCAATATTAAACTTATAATAAACCTAGGCACTATGAAAATTttatgcttaatgttaatgactcttagacatgtctatattagagtagcaaaaaaaaaaaaaaaacccagatatttaatattgactaTTTCCCAATTCACATGAATCCAAAATTCATTTAGGtcaattttttcttgtatttagagctGTTTGATTTGtaagggcttccttttctttagattatttaaataaaaactcaCAACTTCAGCAATATTATCAAAAAACAGAAGACTCACACTAAGACATACATAAATCCACACAGACAGAGATCTTCTAGTTTTCCACctaagatttaaaatatctctttgactTCCTTTTTTTGGGGAGGGCGGGGTGTTGAAGTTCTCATTTGCCCAaagctgaggtctcaggcaaagtgggcaGTGTTTTTCAAGGAAAGGGTTAACGTCAAGCTTTGCCCTAGGCAGGCCTTTTTAACAAGCTAAtatgtttttaattgcatatgcaaaagaaccagctttacagtt
Protein-coding sequences here:
- the LOC122435802 gene encoding probable histone-lysine N-methyltransferase PRDM7, whose product is MALREEHIKHQKVSISQILLTKTSSSWIQSQVRIELRRKETGVKWCSLLERKGHVYQEVSEPQDDNYLYCEECQNFFINSCAAHGPPTFVKDCAVEKGHANLSALTLPPGLSIRLSGIPEAGLGVWNKASNLPLGLHFSPYEGQITEDEEAANSGYSWLITKGRNSYKYVDGKDTSLANWMRYVYCAWDDEEQNLVALQYHGQIFYRTFQVVRPGCEQLVWYGDKYGKELGIKQDSRGKSKLAAGRGEHHPSSSNPPHPGEPPWSDSEVESNAV